In the Nicotiana tabacum cultivar K326 chromosome 16, ASM71507v2, whole genome shotgun sequence genome, one interval contains:
- the LOC142170307 gene encoding putative mitochondrial protein AtMg00860, giving the protein MDLMNRVFKPFLDSFVIVFIADILIYSRSQGEHENHLRTMLQTLREHRLYAKFSKCEFWLDSVSFLGHVVSKDGIMVDPKKTEAVQKWPRPTSPTEIRSFLGLTGYYRRFVQDFSRIASPLTKLTQKNAKF; this is encoded by the coding sequence atggatttaatgaatagaGTGTTCAAGCCGTTTTTGGATAGCtttgtaatagtatttattgctgatatcctgatatattctcGTAGCCAAGGAGAACACGAGAATCATCTCAGGACTATGTTGCAGACATTGCGAGAACAtcggctttatgctaagttctcgaagtgtgaattctggctagactCGGTATCATTCCTGGGACATGTTGTATCTAAAGATGGAAttatggtagatcctaagaagaccgAAGCTGTGCAGAAATGGCCCAGACCTACTTCTcctacagagattcgcagctttttaGGCTTAACAGGCTATTACAGGCGTTTTGTACAGGATTTCTCCAGAATAGCATCGCCGCTGACCAAGCTAACACAGAAAAATGCAAAGTTTTAG
- the LOC107816183 gene encoding tubby-like F-box protein 8, whose translation MSFRSIARDIRDSIGSLSRRSFEVRLSGYNRGKSQSAVHELHDQPIVIQSSCWASLPPELLRDVIKRLEASESTWPARKHVVACAAVCRSWREMCKEIVQRPELCGKLTFPVSLKQPGFRDGTIQCFIRRDKANTTYQLFLCLSPALLVENGKFLLSAKRNRRTTCTEYVISMNADNISRSSSSYIGKLRSNFLGTKFIVYDMQPPYNSSSIPPPGGSRRFNSKKVSPKVPTGSYKIAHVTYELNVLGTRGPRRMNCVMNSVPASALEPGGIVPCQPELLPPNLEDSFRSMSFSKSIDTSTEFGSARFSDIGGPSEEDEQGKDRPLVLRNKPPRWHEQLQCWCLNFRGRVTVASVKNFQLIAATQRSAGSPTPAQPAQSSSDHDKIILQFGKVGKDMFTMDYRYPLSAFQAFAICLSSFDTKLACE comes from the exons ATGTCTTTCCGCAGTATCGCTCGTGATATTAGGGATAGTATTGGAAGCTTATCTAGGCGGAGTTTCGAGGTTAGGCTGTCTGGTTATAACAGAGGGAAGTCTCAGAGTGCTGTCCATGAGTTGCATGACCAGCCTATAGTCATTCAAAGCAGTTGTTGGGCAAGCCTCCCACCAGAGTTACTTCGTGATGTAATTAAAAGACTGGAGGCCAGTGAGAGTACGTGGCCTGCTCGTAAACATGTTGTTGCATGTGCAGCTGTTTGCCGTTCATGGAGGGAAATGTGCAAAGAAATTGTTCAGCGTCCAGAGTTGTGTGGAAAGTTGACCTTTCCGGTCTCTCTTAAGCAG CCTGGTTTTCGAGATGGAACCATCCAATGCTTTATCCGAAGAGACAAAGCTAATACAACTTACCAACTTTTCCTTTGCCTTAGCCCTG CCTTGCTTGTAGAAAATGGCAAGTTTCTTCTTTCTGCAAAGCGTAATCGGAGAACCACTTGTACGGAGTACGTCATCTCTATGAATGCAGATAACATATCAAGGTCAAGCAGCTCTTATATTGGAAAACTGAG GTCAAATTTTCTGGGCACGAAGTTCATAGTTTATGATATGCAGCCACCGTACAACAGTTCTAGTATACCCCCACCTGGTGGAAGCCGGAGATTCAACTCCAAGAAAGTTTCTCCCAAAGTCCCTACAGGAAGCTACAAAATTGCACATGTTACTTATGAACTGAATGTGCTCGGCACCAGGGGCCCACGTAGGATGAATTGTGTCATGAACTCAGTCCCTGCCTCGGCCCTTGAACCGGGAGGCATTGTCCCATGCCAACCTGAACTTCTCCCTCCCAATCTTGAAGACTCATTTCGGAGCATGTCCTTTTCAAAATCCATTGATACTTCAACAGAATTCGGCAGCGCTCGGTTTTCGGATATTGGGGGTCCAAGTGAAGAAGATGAACAAGGGAAGGATAGACCTTTGGTTCTCCGGAACAAGCCGCCTAGATGGCATGAGCAGCTGCAGTGTTGGTGTCTGAATTTCAGAGGGAGGGTAACCGTCGCTTCTGTCAAGAATTTCCAGCTGATTGCTGCTACACAGCGTTCAGCCGGTTCCCCAACACCAGCACAACCGGCTCAGTCATCATCAGATCATGACAAGATTATCTTGCAGTTTGGTAAGGTTGGCAAAGATATGTTTACAATGGATTACCGGTATCCTTTGTCTGCATTTCAGGCTTTTGCCATCTGTTTGAGCAGCTTTGACACAAAGTTGGCATGTGAATAG